AATCAATTCAGTTTGAAAAATGAACCTCAATTCAATTCGGAAAACATAACATTGcaatatatctatatttaaaAACACATGAAAATGGACATATTTTGAACTTTTGAAGAcatgataatatataatacaataCATATAATGATTGAGTGTTGATCATATAAGTTAATCTTATGGTCATATAACTCTATATGAAACCTATAATGATATATATGTCACTGTCTATTGAAGATGACTATTCAACACAAATGCAAGATTTGGTGTATTGTGTGTTGGATGAAGAACTGGAGAAGAGACACAAAAATGTGATTTAGTAAGTATTATTGCATTAATTTACTAGTATAATCTCTTTCCTCTATAAATACTCAAATTCCGAATTCACAAATTATTGGAACTAtgctttttaaaactaatagATTTGTTTAAACAAGAGCACGACATGTAAGGTTCAACaaccacacacaaaaaaaaattcaagttccAAGACAAGtgatcaaaagaaaatgaaaaatgaaacaaaatacaaagTTGTTTGGGTGTCTCATCTATCATCCAATTTGATCATAGAAGTTGGAATATCCTGGAGACAAAACGAAGAAACATGTTTCCAATAGTAACATTAAAATCGACCACACGATTGTCTAGGTTTATCATTTTAAAGACAAATCAATCTTGTGGATTATTGAGTCCAGACAAATATTAGGAGAAATAAGATAATTATCGTAATCCCAAAAACATAAGAAGCAATTATTACCATCAACGAGTTTTGGTGTGTGCTTTTTTTGTGGTACTTGAGTTTTTGATGTGTGCGAAAAAAGTTCAACGGCCTCCAAAATCGAGAGAATCCATGACGAAATTAACTATAGAGAAAAATAAGAGATTGAAAAACTCCCTTAGTTTAGGGTTTGTTGTTGATTTGTGATTGGAGCTCTACACTAACAATCAAAAAGATGCATATAATTAAGAAAGTCACTTTGTTTCATAAGAATCCatgttttagaagaaaaaaattgtttctaaaagatttatatttttgacattTTCAATGGATGTAATAATgataaattgtaaacttcaaaaacattaattacGTTCACTGAATTTTAATTTGCTAAAAGTTATGAAAaagctaataaaaaaaataatttatttataatccaCCAGAgggaataatttttttattttttcagctAATAGTTTGCTCAATACAAGAagcttttaaataattttataaaatttattcttAGTATAAGTAAGTAATTGATCAAGTGAAAAAtgcatataaatacataaatatattatacatgATCTTCCCATGAGATAAATTTCCTAAATTATTTTAGAACATGGTCTTGTAGCTCAGTTGGTTAGTTTGTAGGTCTTATGAGCCGAATGTCGCGAGTTCGAGCCCAATGGAACCATGTACATATGgactttttttactttaaatggTAACCTGatcatttcaaatttgtttcttaTCAACATTGGTTTGGATTCGGTTTAAGTTCCCATGTTTTTAACCATTTTACAAGCATGCACTAATAAGTAGAGGCGAACATTTTGGTTTAAGTTCTGATTTGGTTTGGATTCGGTTCAGTTTGGTTTATAAGTTGGATCAAAGAAAACTTTAACCAAAGTCAACTGAAAACAGTTCGATTTTAGTTCGGTTTAGTTAGgtttaatttggttttgtttgtgtttgttgaATTCAATTCAATTGAGTTGATTTTTAGGTTTGTTCTAATTCAAttacaaagttataatttataagaacATAAAACACATTATCATTTGACAttgaatcattatttttttcataaagccaaacatcataataaaatgtaaaagatgcaatccaataattttatattattatctttaaacctaatataaatatcacaagtaattttttcggttttgatatTAATGTATgggattcatatttttttattttatttttacttgtgtttcttctatttatttagaagtaaaatgtctaaaattttatttagtagtTTAGGTTAaatggttaaatatattaaatcttaatattattactatatttagttaatcaaattaaagaaacacttttgttttttggtttggtcGGTTTTATATAGAacatattaagttttttttttaacgtctgaATCGATTAATAATCGGAAGTGGTGAAAACACCCAACAAAGAACAAACCTTGACAGTCAAGGTAATGAAAATAACGAAGAAGACAGCGACGACATTCTAAATAAGAATCAACAGTCACTTCTGATTGTTTCTCTAGCGATCCGATCATGAAGCCAGGAAGGACCCTCCAAAGCCAAGTATGTTTGCAATCTTCCATCTCTAAGCACACTCTTCGCAATGTCTCGAGCGATTCcattggccgaaatcttttccCCTTCAAAGTCCAGACTTTCAAAATCTTCCTTgagttttctgatttttttccaACAAATTCATGTATCTAGGCCATGGTTGAGGCTTCTTCAGAGCTTCTACTACCTCGTGATAATCCACAGCAACAGTCACTTTCGATATTCCTAGGTCCCGCAAGCTAGAGAGAGCCCATATCACGCTTCGGAGCTCCGCCACAAAGCGATTAGGAGCGTGAGTTATCGCATCACGAGCATGGTATGAGACATTACCCATCTGATCTCTTGCAATCCAAGCAACACAACTATGAAGAAGAGCATTCCTCCAGTTTGCATGAATATTACACTTTATGACTCCATTCTCAGGCGGATTCCATTTGTCTTCACTCTCCAATCTCGTATTCGTGTGAGCACCAGGAGCTTGGACCTTGTTCAACTCGAACCATTGCTCCACTTCTTCAAACATGGCTCGTAAAAGCCTCTCCAAAGATTCTTATACGTTAGCGTAGATAACAGAGTTCCTGTTTTTCCAGATTAACCATAGCACCCATGGGATAGAGCGACGTATAGCCTCTGTCTTACTCAAGTCCTGCATTGCGTCAAAACATAAGCCACATTCTCTTTCAGGGAATGTTGCAAAACCCCTGCAGACAACGCTACACCCACGTCTTCCCAAATTCGAGAAGCCGTCACACATTGAAATAGGACATGGTTTATGGTTTCTGCTCCATCATTGCAGAGTTTACAGGCCGGCTGAGTTTAGCCTCTCAGCAACAGCCACCGCTCCTGATATAACCCTCCATAGGAACAATCTAATTTTTGGTAGAGTTGGGATTTTCCAAACACGTTTCTGCAAAGCAATCCGAGTGAGTTCTTGAGGAGAGATTTGACCTGCTGCCTCAATTTTTCCTTGCAGTATCAAATCGTATCCTGTTTTGACCATGTAAGCACCATGTTGAGAGTAAGCCCAAACAAAGCCGTCATTAACGTCACCTGGCATCATCTGTCTGATACGGACCACTTCATTGGGATGAAAACGTTCCGACAGCATCTCAACGTTCCAGTTCCCTATATCATCAAGTAATGTATCCACCTTTAGATTAATATCTATGAAGGTTTGTCTGTTAACTGGACGACGAGGCATCCCATCCATGATCCATTTGTCTCCCCACACCAGAGTAGATCTTCCATTCCCAATGGATTTTGTGAACCCCTTAATCAATAGTTCTCGACCAAATATGATACTCCTCCAAACATACGATGGCCTATACCCTTTGccacattccaaaaactcttTATTAGCATAGTATCGGCCTTTGTAGACTTGTGCTAGTAGACTTTGCGGATCGCTTAGCAGTTTCCAAGCTTGCTTGGCCAGCAAGGCTTGATTAAAATCTTCAATGTTACGAAAACCAAGCCCTCCTAACTCCTTCGGTTTACATAAATCTGGCCAAGCTACCCAGTGTATCTTTCTCTTCTCACTACACTCATTCCACCAGAACGCATCTATAACACTCATTATCTTTTGACAATGATGTTTCGTTAGACGAAAGCATGACATAGCATAGACAGGCAAGGCCATAGCAATAGACTTAAGGAGTACATCCTTTCTCCCGAGGGAAAGCGTTTTGGCATACCATCCGTTAAATCTTTTGCCAAGTTTCTCGCCTATAAAGACTAGAAGCTTCTGTTTTGATCCACTGAAGCATTCTGGGAGACCCAAATAAGTACCAGCTCCACCCTCATTCTCTATCTCCAGCAGTTCCACAATTAGACGCTTCATAACAGGGTCGATATCAGCTCCAAACGTCACCGATGACTTAAGAAAATTGATTTCTTGGCCTGACGCTTTACCATATAGCTCTAAGCAGTGCAGAAAATTGGAGCAGTCCGACAGAGTTACTTTGCAAAGGAAGAGATTGTCATCAGGAAAAAACAaatgttgaaatttttttgtgttaatCTCATTCCTGTGATGTTGCTTTGAAGCTCAGTTATATTCATCACATGTACCAATGCCTAGTATGAATAGGAAAGGGGACAATGGATCCCCTTGACGGATGCCCGTCCACGTTCTGGTGTAATTCTTCCAGACAATGAAAGAGTTTAATAAAATCTTTTACCAAAGGGTTACACATATATTTGGTTTGGGTCAATTTGGGTTCGACTAGATCGgtttaatttgtttgttttttttgccaGTCGGGTCTTATTGTATAGAGTTAGTTATTATGAAGAGTACATAACATGTTGAAATTACAAGGCATTTGTgagtataaataaaaactatttgatGGATAAAATTAAGAACTGGGAGGCCAACATACAGCCCAGTGATGTCTGCAAATCTTCTAATTCACAGAGTAAGTAAACCTTTGGGACGAGAGTTGTGGTTGAGATCCGACGTAATTGTGGTTATTACTTTCAGTCCATGAGCTTGTAGCGTTTCTCTTGCACACCAGAAACTCCCATTTGTATCTCTATGATAGTGTGAAGTGGCATCTGTTGAATACATTCATAGATGTCAATGCCGTGTTATAAACTATCTAAAATCTTATCCATCACTCGAATGGTTTTATCATACAATCTCATATTTCAGACTATACCTCGATCTGGGGTATTTCTTTGAGAGGACGGTCCGCAAAATATGCATATAAGGCCCTCAGAACGGCCTGCATAAGAACCAACCAATTGTAAGGTGAACTCATTGACAAGTCAGATAGTTCAACATGATCAAGTGGATTGTCGACAAATTCTTCAAAAACTAGAGCCAATGGTTTTAGACAATAAACTATAAACAGAGTTTGGACTATAACCTGGTGAGCTATCACGACGACAGGAGCTCTTTGTCGTTCTAACTCAATGATCACAGGTTCGAGCCTACATTGTCAAAGAAACATTATTTGCTTGAGGTTTAGTTTATGACTGaacgtagaagaagaagaagaagagacaaaCATACCGTTGAATTACATCAAGGTAGGACTCTCCACGAGGGTATCTGTATCGCAATTTGTCTTTTCTCCGAGATCTGCAGTCATATGCACCACAAGATGAGCTAGAGAAGTCGGAGAGCTTATTGTCCGTTTCAGGATTGATAAACTTGTACCATAGAGATTCGATATGCAGTAGATTAGAATATGCAAATATGGGATGTAAGTTGGTTTCTTCAGATTCGTAACCGATTTTCTTGGCTTTATgatgaacaaaactataatCTAGTTCTATCCAGTTACAAGCATAGCACCCCTAGCATAAATTTATGTGCCCTTCCTCAGATTCTTTAAAAACTCTTGGAAATTAGAACTGATGAAGTTTTTTCAGATATACAGATTCTACCAAGTCACTTACTCGAACTCTTCTGGCATTATCTTCTTTATCTCTTCATATGTCATTCCATCGCAAACTCCAGAATTAATCTCGTCCAGCGCACGCCATTGCACCTAAAATGAAAATAGGAGAAAACGATTATTTTGCATCAGCATATAGTACAAGACATCAAGAGTCGGAAGATATTTTGGCAGTTAGTAAACATCAACCTTAGGAAATCCAACTATGGAACCTGCTGTTAAGATTGTTCTCTGAAGTGTACTGGTCCAAATCTGAAATAGACAACGTCGGTGGATCACTATTACTGAATTATCAAGAGCTTTATGATTTCAAATTAACCAAGTATGGAATTGCTTGATCCTTTGTGGACTTGTGTGGCAAAAAGAGGTTTCGAGGATGGTTCCATGCCTAGGTTGGTGTAGGAAAACAAAATCTCGTTGTGCAGTTCCAAATGACCGATATTTATTCTCAATAATATTTTCCGGATTTTAAGAATTGATAGACTGACTTAGAGGTTGCACAAATTTTACGTAAGCATTCACTGGTACGCAAGACAAGCAACAAGCTTTCTTTGACACATTTGCAGATACATCAAAATTCAAACATGGTGTAATAGTCTGGAATACTTACCGAAGCAgccttttcattttttagtcgCTTTTCAACAAAGTTAGCGAGTTTCTTTGCATAAATTTTTCCAGATTCACTGCGTTTCAAAGTTGACAAAGGTTATCAATTTCACATTTTAAACAAGAAATATAAATTCCATCCttagaaattttagaaatttggaGGTGACTGAGTAAAAACATACCTTATAACACTATCTCCCCCAGTTCGGCCTCTAACATTATCCATACTTTCTCCATGCCGAGTGAGTAGTATTGGTCGTGGAGTAAGATGCGTGTTCACCTAATTAAAGGTAAGAAAATATTAGCTTCTTCAAAAAAGAAATGATCTCGTGATCACTTAACTTATTCTTATTGAATAAGCCAATGAATGTTGATGATGATATAAATCACACTTGCAAGTATATAACTTGTATGCATATTACAAAAAGGCTAAAGGCATTTCAATTAAAAATGAGCAAGAGACATCGCTAATTCATACCAAGAAAAATACAATTCTTCCAGGAAGGTAACCACTTATATTGTTCACCTGCAAAAAGAGTAGATTAACAGTCAGGAGTAGTCAAAAATATAGAGTATCGGTATCCTATCGAGATCAGTATGAAATGCCATCAGTGGCACATTTCTTCATcaagcacatatataaaacgtACTTGTATCTGTCCACCATTACCGCTGACCATATCAATCATTTtgatgtaagaaccttcttcAACAGGCTCATAAACCTGGTATGAAAACAATAAAACCAACATTTGAATCCAGCCTGCTTTCTCAAAGTAATTAGGACACGTTTGGAAGCTGCAGATTTGTATACCGACCTTCTCATAATTGGCCAAACGGTCTCTAAAGTCTCTCACTCCAGCTTCAAAATCCGTCCTGCAGAAAAGCATACGGATTTAGCTGACAGGTAAAAAAGAAGTCGACTAGGAAGAGAAAATAAGTGTCTTAAAGAGGCATCGTACCCTTCTGCATAATCAGGACTTTGCTGGATTTTAAGACGTATGTTTCTTTCAATAATGCGTTCATCATTGCATAGTGTTTCCAGAAAAATAATCTACACAAGAGTCAAAAGGTAAATCAGTTACGTTACAGTTACACAAGAGTCAACATCACAGTATTTCGAAGCTTCAGTACCTTACACTTTCCTTCAGCCATTTTCATCAGCATATTCCGGCGAACTCGTGTGCTATTAGTTGCATCAAAGATTCCGACCTATAATGAACACTATTTAGAATGGGATATATAAGAAACCAGGAAAAACATCTAACTGAAAACTACTTACTTGACCACCATCCTGCATCCAACCGATCATGTCCTCCATTGCAAGTGCTGCTACCTAGTAGCATGTGATATATTAAAACTAAGtgcaaagaagaagataaatggTGTTAAAACTGATCACTAAATCAAACATCGTCCAATATAACAAATTAAGTTGAGAGTACCATAACCATGATGAATTTAGACGCACAAATTAGAAGAGACAGTCGCAAACTGGCTTTACTAAGCAATTCAAAATACCACCTACCTCTGTTCGTGCCTCTACACCTTCTGGATTGTCCCCTCGAAAGAAATCAGCAGCCTACAGAAAGCTCATTCGTTGTCCATCAGAAATATCCAAAATGGAGGGCAGATACTTATCCAATTTAATAATCCAGCTTACCACGTTAACTCCATGTTTTAGCCGTCGGTACTGTAAAGAAATGGAGCAATGATTGAGTCAATATTTTCCACAAGTGTTGTTAGTTACAGAATACGTAGAAAAACGAAAAACAAATTTGCAAACCTTTCCAACATTAAAATGTTTAGTATCGTGCCCCAACCAGCGAAGATATCTTGTCAACTTTGCTGCAGTAAAAGTCTTTCCTCGAGCTGGCAAGCCTACCTAATACAATATGATGGGAATGGTGTGAACCAGAACTTCAGTCTCTATTTTTCATTCAAGTTAATATGTTAAACAAAATATCCAGCCATCCAGCTCCCAACAATTGAGCTGAAAAGCCTGAAAAAACTATGAACAGCAGCGCCTATATGGAAAAATTACCAGAACGATTGCTAGGTGACTATCTTCTTTGGGTCCAAGCATTTGATCAGCAACCGCTGCTGCAGCAACAGCTCCTGCGGCGGCTGGCATTGAATTCTAACAATTTAAACGAGAAATAGTGAAACTACGTCAAAAGATCTTAAATTTAAGATAATCCCATTGGAAATAGAAACTATCTCATGCCAAACCTTGGTTTGCGCATCAACTTTGAGGTCAACCGAAAAGGAGCTTGCGCTAACAGATTTGGCCAGCCTAGGGGAGCCAACACCACGATCAACAAAGAGTCCTCTTTGACCATCCTTCTGCTGAAAAGGTGAGACTACTCCTGAAGCTGAATAAGTATCCGAGGAATCGGGAACAATGACCTTCATTTCCTATGGGTAAAATGTATGCCAGTATTAAATAAGAAAGATGACCATTAACTAACGCATAGGCATCTACCATGCAACTAATCAAAGTGTAGAACCTTTGCAGATGGCGATCCATCAGCGCTAACACCAGAATCTTTAGGACTATTGGATGCTGCCTTTGGGGTATTGTCATTAACAAATGAACCAGAAGCTGAAAGAGATCGTGGATTCTCTGCATTGTCAGCCGCATAAACAAGAGACGAGTGTGCAGAAGGTGCAGGAGCAGGAACTTCATAATGCTCAAGATCAAGCTCCAAACTTTCTGAAGGACAATTctgtcaaaaaaataaaagaaagtgtTCATTTCGAGCTTATCTCCATGGAACTTGTAAAGGATTAAATCACCTCGACAACTGTTGAATCAGGATTAATACTGACATCAGGGATACCACGAACTGTAGAAGGCTGAAAGTTCTCCCTATAAGCTCGCCAACTAGCAGCAAGATCAAACGGTGAAACTCTGTCAGCATTGATGAACACTCGGAATTCAAGAATCACATCACCTTCCAGCTTAAAAAGAGCTACCCTAGCATCTCCTTGCAACGAACCGCCAGTGAGAAGCCTATTTTCACCTTCCTCAACTATACAAGGCGTGTCTCTGTACTTTGGCTTCAACAAAAACTTGAAATCCAAAGTCTctacacaaaagaaaaagaacctTAGATCATAATATAACATTGGCATCAACGATCGCTTCTCCAAATTGAGTCAACTCACATAcggaaaaagaaagaacaatACCGTGATCAGGAGGAACAACGAAGCTCAGCTCCGAGATTGACGCGGATTCACGTTGCAGCGGAAGCTATCAAGAAAAAAATCGACAAAAACGCTATCAAATTATGAATCGGAAGCAATAAATTACAAAGTCAACGAATGCTCACAGCTTTGGAAGGATCCCAAGAGCCGATCACGGGAACAGAGCCGTAGACGTGAGGAGTAAGCTCGCCTTGAACCTTAGAGCTCTCCATTTTGAGTGAAACGTAGAGCtgacctcctcctcctcctcctccgccattGGAACCGTCGTCCTCTTCTTCAGTATTCTTCGATGCACCCGACCCCATCGCTATTGTCTTTTCTTTCCGTTATCGGATTTGAATTTAATGAAGATGTCAAACGgataaagagattagagaagaaacCTGAAGCGGCTCGCTCCCCCgcagctttttttttcttttcttttcttttttccgGAAAAATTATTCGGTTGTTTGATTCTCAGTGGTATGTTGGGATAACCGGATAAGAGCAAATACGTGGTGTTTGGGTCgggtttgttttgtttctggGCCTATGTTGCTTATTGATCCAGCCCTTAATAAATATCCATAGTAAATAATAGTaccttttaagtttttttcttaaaaataacactaaaaggagaaactcataaaaatgacattcattaaatagtaaaatatctctaatatacttagtttaaaattaactaaacaaacaaaaataaataaaaacaactaaaataaaaataaaaaaaatgaatttttttttatagtttcagattatatgttttccgattcgaaatttttataatttttccttctgaaattttctttttcgaaattttttttttttttttcaatttttttttatagttcaaaaatactttttgaaactgtttttttcaatttttatttttagtatttattttttattttataaaattttaaatcctaattccaaaacaccaccccttaactctaaactctaaagttTGGATTGATTAATTCAAAaggtataaatgtatatgtacctctttaatgaaacatatttATGTGACTTTGAGACTTGAGTGttagtttggaaacaaaaaattGGTTTGTTGCTATCCTAGTCGTTTTCtctaatataaagaaaattatttttttctttttctactgTCATATCAGTGATATGATATCATATCACTAATTCGCTCATCCTCAGAGCGACATTTGTCTGTTCATATCTCTgtgaaaatacattttaaacTTGTTTTATTGTTAACTGTTACTTGTCTGTTTGAAAAGACGATTAGTATGTGAGTGTGTTTGTGTTTTAAAAGACTAATGATGCTTTTTTCAGTGATCAGAGCAAGTGTCCCTAAGCTGCTTCTTGATGATGTCTTTGAGCAGAAGAATGAAATTGCCAAAGCTGTTGAAGAGGAGCTCGAGAAGGCAATGTCTGCTTCCGGTTTTGAGATTGTGCAAACTCTCATCGTTGACATTTTGAGCCTGATGAACATCTCCAACGAGCCATGAACGAGATCAACGCTGGTAACAAAACCGTCTCATCATATCCTTTATAGACTGGTTTTCATATTAGTAACAAaaatggttttcttttctttctttaatctGTCAATTTAATTTCCATTTTCTAGACATCTAGATTAAACTGATATGTCTTTTAAtattgttgtttattttgttgtttatgCATCTCAAACTCACTCTCattgttgtttattttgttcttgAAACTGATCAGAAGTTGCTTTATCCAGTTTCAGAAGAGATGTTGCCTCCTTGCACGCAGAGAAGAAGGTTGGTTCTCATTGCAGGAGCTGTTGCAGGAGCTGAACCAGAGGCTTGTTAAGCTGAGAGAGGTGGAAGAGGCAGCAGCGCAGGGAACGAGGAAGGGGATTTCCTTTGGTGATCTCAGGTCTGATATTCAACAAGCCAGAAAATCACAAGCCTGTACGTTCACAAACTCTATTACTTCCCCTGTGTGCATTGTTTTAGACTTTAGATGTTCAATGTATGCTATACCGGTCCATCTCTTACTTGTAAACTACTATGTGACAACAAAGAAGCTTGTGGCTTGATGTTGTTGCTTAGTtcttagttttgatttgttGTTCATTGCTTGTGATTTAATTTGGAAGGTTGCTTAGTTCTTGAATCGACGAAgctgagaagaagagagaggaagATGAATCAAAGGATTCACATGTCCTTTTGCAAGGGATTGCACGTAGACTGGTGAAAACGACACTGCAAGCAGCAGcaaagaagagaaagatgagATACTCTGATCTGAAGAAGATAGAGAGACTTTCTGTAATCTTATAATTGTTGTGGATGATGAATGAATGTAGGTCTTTTGCTGTATTTTTGTGTTGCGTGAAACTCTCACGTTTAATAGAAACCCATTCtcactttttgttttaaataatgaTCTCAATTCCCATCTCTAGAGTATGGTGGTTCAGCTGAAGTAATGGCTCAATGTTAAGACAATAACACATTAACACGTCAGGTCCCGTCCTTCATTGTTGTTCTGATGGACCGCGGGAAGCAGAAGCAGCTAATCATCTATAAAATCATCAACCGTAGAAGCAGAAGCAGCTTGAAGCAGCTAGTATCATGTTTTTCTGTGACGTCCTGCGGGACAGCCCGCGAAGACCTACACATTTCGCGGTACGGGATTGGGCAGCTAGTTTCAGGACCGCATCCCGCGCGGAACGGTCCAGCCGTGTACAGCCAGAAGACGAACCCGCAGCGGGTCGGGATGGGACGGGACGAGAGAGCCCAATTGTCATCCCTATGTGTGTGGACTCTGTGTTTTCTCAGATAACTCAGCCCAATAGCAAGTGACTTAAACCTCTCAAGCCGCGTGGGTTAATCATGTTCTTTCTTCTCTGCCGTCCGAAAGCTGATGTAGTCAGCGTGACGATTCCATTCGTAGGGTTTTGATCGCATCCTTTGAACTCCTTTTCCATCCATTGAAACTAAACTACTTACAGATTCATAGCATTAAACATCTTCTTACTTCCTTTAGCCATGATTTATGTGAAGTTATCTTCTGCGAGGCGGTGATATGCAGATATAAAAAGGTAAGCCTTCCTCCTCTCAAAAACATCTTCTCAATCTGTTGAATTAACAAAGTAAACTTATTTTCTGAGAAATGGCTAACTCGAAAGTTCTTCTTTCTGATTTGATGTCCTGTAGATGTTTCTCCACCACTGAGGTTAGGCTGACTTAATGGCATCGAGCCCAATTCTCAATGAGGCAGCAGAATACCCACATCCATTTACAGTCTTTCTATTGACACCTGTTGTAAAGACCCTCACGAGCGAATAggattttggtcgagaaaaatcccgctcgaccagttcggagttggttcgaccaaaattaaaaataaaaatcaatccGGTAAATTAATGTCTCGACGGGACTGTCCTGTGGTCGAAAGAACTTCCCTTGATAGTTTTGgtcgagtcttaaatatttggtcgattttttctttatttaagcTGGACGAGATATTCCGAGAGAAAAACGAGGGCCGAGGACAAATAATAtttggttgaaaagcctagagtgatatctgataggagtgtggtgttctttggttgttggtctaaggcgatcggaaATATTCTAAGAACCTCAGATCGACCATCGAAAAACATCGACAGTCATTTCTGGTCATCTACGATCGGAGGTGTCACACACGTCCACCATTTCCACGAtcttatatatgatatatatcatCTTCATCAACCTGCTAAATGATTCGTATGACATCAAATTCATCGAAGCATCAAAATCTCCACCAATCAACTCCTTACGTAAAATATTTCAAAGATATAAAACTCCATCTTAACCAAACAAATAACTTTCAAATGCAAAATCTAACATAGCCAAAAACAGCCAACAAAATTCCAATATTTGACATGACAATGACAAGTTAGGATGAAGATCAAACCAGATCTACCAGAAGATACGAGCAGTTGGATCaccagttttgttttttttttctataaaatagaaGACAGTGAATGTTACCTCACTTTAAACttaaacataaaatctttatcaaaaatatcaaaatgatcacagaattatatttttatttgttattttatagtcattttaattttagaatattttaaaatgctttacaaaataaaaatatattttcgtataaaataacttttattgTGTATTCAACACCTGTCCGTAGGGCGGTCCAACCCTAATATAATATAGAGTTCTATAATATATAGAGAAAAATTAGTTCTCATACTAGTAAAATCACTTACCtgtaaaatgtaata
Above is a window of Brassica napus cultivar Da-Ae chromosome A10, Da-Ae, whole genome shotgun sequence DNA encoding:
- the LOC111201378 gene encoding 6-phosphofructo-2-kinase/fructose-2,6-bisphosphatase-like isoform X5, whose product is MLGWRAYRENFQPSTVRGIPDNCPSESLELDLEHYEVPAPAPSAHSSLVYAADNAENPRSLSASGSFVNDNTPKAASNSPKDSGVSADGSPSAKEMKVIVPDSSDTYSASGVVSPFQQKDGQRGLFVDRGVGSPRLAKSVSASSFSVDLKVDAQTKNSMPAAAGAVAAAAVADQMLGPKEDSHLAIVLVGLPARGKTFTAAKLTRYLRWLGHDTKHFNVGKYRRLKHGVNVAADFFRGDNPEGVEARTEVAALAMEDMIGWMQDGGQVGIFDATNSTRVRRNMLMKMAEGKCKIIFLETLCNDERIIERNIRLKIQQSPDYAEGTDFEAGVRDFRDRLANYEKVYEPVEEGSYIKMIDMVSGNGGQIQVNNISGYLPGRIVFFLVNTHLTPRPILLTRHGESMDNVRGRTGGDSVISESGKIYAKKLANFVEKRLKNEKAASIWTSTLQRTILTAGSIVGFPKVQWRALDEINSGVCDGMTYEEIKKIMPEEFESRRKDKLRYRYPRGESYLDVIQRLEPVIIELERQRAPVVVIAHQVIVQTLFIVYCLKPLALVFEEFVDNPLDHVELSDLSMSSPYNWLVLMQAVLRALYAYFADRPLKEIPQIEMPLHTIIEIQMGVSGVQEKRYKLMD